From a single Lolium rigidum isolate FL_2022 chromosome 7, APGP_CSIRO_Lrig_0.1, whole genome shotgun sequence genomic region:
- the LOC124677417 gene encoding uncharacterized protein LOC124677417, translating into MGGLSAGAWWTAETTRQDHSQEEKSCVLRGSACTSFERTLTRCSSPTLSTLMSSRASDKLTKVRVKILEKGEFQVSGKEREQQAAVREEYARMASETEEKQSKERTMQDNGKREGRRSPSSIRVGILKQGRIDQEQYDRGQA; encoded by the exons ATGGGAGGTCTTAG CGCAGGAGCATGGTGGACCGCTGAGACGACGAGGCAAGATCATAGCCAAGAAGAAAAATCATGTGTCCTCAGGGGCTCTGCATGCACCAGCTTTGAGAGGACCTTGACCAGGTGCTCCAGTCCCACACTATCTACTCTAATGTCTTCAAGGGCGTCCGACAAACTCACCAAAGTACGCGTCAAG ATATTGGAGAAAGGCGAGTTCCAAGTTTCTGGCAAGGAGAGGGAGCAGCAAGCTGCAGTCAGGGAGGAGTACGCCAGGATGGCCTCCGaaacagaggagaagcagagcaaGGAGAGAACCATGCAAGACAACGGGAAACGTGAGGGTAGGAGATCACCGTCCTCTATTAGAGTGGGTATCCTCAAACAAGGTAG GATTGATCAAGAGCAGTATGATAGAGGTCAAGCTTGA